One Dialister invisus DSM 15470 genomic region harbors:
- the ruvB gene encoding Holliday junction branch migration DNA helicase RuvB, whose protein sequence is MLGTEGRITAGEGSRRDEWQQTIRPQRLSDYIGQSTFKENLHVYISAARSRKEALDHVLLYGPPGLGKTTMAKIISNELGVQFKVTSGPAIGRPGDLAAILSTLQEHDVLFIDEIHRLNRSVEEILYPAMEDFALDIVMGKGAGANSIRIELPPFTLIGATTRAGALSAPLRDRFGIINHMQFYTADELKHILIRAAGILNIKIEETGAEEIARRSRGTPRIANRLLKRIRDFAQVKGEGVISQEIAADSLSALYVDDIGLDLIDREVLKAIIQKFNGGPVGIDTISASISEERATIEDICEPYLMQIGFISRTPRGRIATKAAYDHLGAIWSKETVQDELFEGG, encoded by the coding sequence ATGTTAGGCACAGAAGGACGGATTACTGCAGGTGAAGGAAGCAGGCGGGATGAGTGGCAGCAGACTATTCGTCCGCAGCGGTTAAGTGACTATATTGGACAGTCGACTTTTAAAGAGAATCTGCATGTTTATATTTCTGCCGCAAGATCCAGAAAAGAAGCACTTGACCATGTATTGCTTTACGGACCGCCCGGTCTTGGAAAAACCACGATGGCAAAAATTATTTCTAATGAATTGGGAGTCCAGTTTAAGGTGACGAGCGGGCCGGCCATCGGGAGGCCCGGAGATTTGGCTGCTATCCTTTCTACGCTGCAGGAACATGATGTTTTATTTATTGATGAGATTCACCGTTTAAATCGAAGTGTAGAGGAAATACTCTATCCGGCCATGGAAGATTTCGCGTTGGATATTGTCATGGGGAAAGGCGCCGGTGCTAATTCCATACGCATTGAGCTGCCGCCATTCACTTTGATTGGCGCGACTACCAGGGCTGGGGCTTTATCGGCTCCGCTTAGGGATCGTTTCGGTATTATTAATCATATGCAGTTTTATACGGCAGACGAATTAAAGCATATACTGATTCGTGCAGCAGGGATTTTGAATATTAAAATCGAAGAGACGGGAGCGGAAGAAATTGCACGTCGATCCCGGGGAACGCCAAGAATCGCGAACCGATTATTAAAACGTATTCGCGATTTTGCACAGGTAAAAGGGGAAGGCGTTATTTCACAGGAGATTGCGGCAGACTCTCTCTCTGCGCTTTATGTGGATGATATCGGATTGGATTTGATTGATCGGGAAGTATTAAAAGCAATTATACAAAAATTTAATGGCGGGCCTGTGGGTATTGACACAATATCTGCGTCAATTAGTGAGGAACGGGCTACTATTGAAGATATATGCGAGCCGTATCTGATGCAAATCGGATTCATTTCCCGTACACCGAGAGGGCGGATTGCAACCAAGGCGGCTTATGATCATTTAGGTGCGATATGGAGTAAAGAAACGGTTCAAGACGAACTGTTTGAGGGGGGATAA
- the queA gene encoding tRNA preQ1(34) S-adenosylmethionine ribosyltransferase-isomerase QueA, producing the protein MKLEDFNYVLPKELIAQQPAEPRDSCRLLMVDKKTGEWQHRRFRDILDEIRPGDVFVFNNTKVIPARLFGRRKGTGGKVEALLLTPKGNDVWEILVNPGRKALPGQEIEFSENFSCTVIDKTEFGGRLVKFHYSGDFDNWLDQLGEMPTPPYIHKKLENKDEYQTVYAKFKGSAAAPTAGLHFTPELLEKMKDKGAELLFVTLHVGIGTFRPVAEENIEDHEMHREWYTIEKETAQKVNEAKEEGRRIIAVGTTSVRTLESAGQTGRVEAGSSWTQLYIYPGYQWQVVDAIVTNFHLPESTLIMMMASFAGREHILAAYEEAVRQKYRFFSFGDAMFLR; encoded by the coding sequence ATGAAACTTGAAGATTTTAATTATGTTCTCCCCAAGGAACTGATTGCTCAACAGCCGGCAGAACCGCGTGATTCGTGTCGGCTTCTTATGGTGGATAAAAAAACAGGGGAATGGCAACATCGTCGATTCAGAGATATTCTTGATGAAATAAGACCGGGAGACGTGTTTGTATTCAATAACACGAAAGTTATTCCTGCCCGATTATTTGGCAGGCGCAAGGGAACTGGCGGAAAAGTGGAAGCACTTCTTTTGACACCGAAAGGAAATGATGTTTGGGAAATTCTTGTAAATCCGGGTCGTAAAGCATTGCCGGGTCAGGAAATAGAATTTTCAGAGAATTTCTCATGTACTGTTATTGATAAGACGGAATTTGGCGGCCGATTGGTAAAGTTTCATTATTCCGGTGATTTTGATAATTGGCTGGATCAGCTGGGAGAAATGCCGACGCCGCCTTATATCCATAAAAAGCTGGAGAATAAAGATGAATACCAGACGGTATATGCGAAGTTTAAGGGCTCTGCCGCCGCACCGACAGCAGGGCTTCATTTTACTCCTGAGCTTCTGGAAAAAATGAAAGACAAAGGGGCAGAACTTCTTTTTGTGACACTCCACGTGGGAATAGGAACTTTTCGACCAGTTGCAGAAGAGAATATTGAGGATCACGAAATGCATCGGGAATGGTATACTATTGAAAAAGAAACAGCACAAAAAGTAAATGAGGCTAAAGAAGAAGGCCGACGGATCATCGCTGTGGGTACGACTTCTGTCAGAACTTTGGAGTCGGCGGGGCAAACAGGAAGAGTAGAGGCCGGCAGCAGCTGGACACAGCTTTATATCTATCCCGGATATCAGTGGCAGGTGGTAGATGCTATCGTGACGAATTTTCACCTGCCGGAATCAACTCTGATTATGATGATGGCATCTTTTGCTGGGAGAGAACATATTTTGGCTGCTTATGAAGAAGCTGTCCGCCAAAAGTACAGGTTCTTTTCTTTTGGAGATGCCATGTTTTTGCGCTAA
- a CDS encoding DUF2905 domain-containing protein, with protein sequence MDFGKMLIVFGIFMIIAGVAIGFSSKFFLLGQLPGDIHWSWGKTKFFFPVVSSLVISIVGTILLNLFFRK encoded by the coding sequence ATGGATTTTGGAAAAATGTTGATTGTTTTCGGAATTTTTATGATCATAGCAGGTGTGGCAATAGGTTTCAGCAGCAAATTTTTCTTGTTGGGGCAGTTGCCGGGGGATATTCACTGGTCCTGGGGAAAGACGAAGTTTTTCTTTCCTGTCGTCTCATCTTTAGTTATCAGTATTGTAGGAACAATTCTTTTAAATTTGTTTTTTAGAAAATAA
- a CDS encoding SpoIID/LytB domain-containing protein, whose product MKKNIAVAAACITFAVLIGNSVNVSAESIPVKKKQVQLLSGFVKNVAKIKPVQKKGPDVEVGLLSGQPQVEIEGLSHFRIETNGKVWKSYNAGKRISVSRKGKNIVLEGKAFNAPVYFTTGNGEEAFSVKGNRYRGEMKIIPSAWNNGVTVVNRVPMELYLKGVVPSEIVPSWKPDAIKAQAVAARTYAVYHKNGYRSAGYDITDDTRSQVYRGCSVETSATNKAVEETAGEIITYNGKAIDALFHANGGGYTEDSENVWGSYVPYLRGVKEESSSTVNRPWHKIVSIDSFSNAISRAGYHVGKVKKIGLSRLRMGNNKAKDRGISGRVKTMEITGKSGRKIIPGEVIQSAFDLDSTLFDISAKGNNLIITGYGFGHGLGLSQWGAEAMAEKNGDGKEYYKRILLHYFTGSKIEKIY is encoded by the coding sequence ATGAAAAAAAATATAGCTGTTGCTGCTGCATGCATAACCTTTGCAGTATTAATAGGAAATTCAGTTAACGTAAGTGCTGAGTCTATTCCCGTAAAAAAGAAACAGGTACAGCTTTTATCAGGATTTGTTAAAAATGTTGCAAAGATTAAGCCTGTGCAAAAAAAAGGGCCTGATGTAGAAGTCGGACTGCTTTCCGGACAGCCGCAGGTAGAGATTGAGGGACTAAGTCATTTCCGAATTGAAACGAATGGCAAAGTATGGAAATCTTATAATGCCGGCAAGCGGATTTCTGTATCACGGAAAGGGAAAAATATAGTTTTAGAAGGGAAGGCTTTTAATGCTCCTGTGTATTTTACGACAGGAAATGGAGAAGAAGCTTTCTCTGTAAAGGGAAACAGGTATCGTGGCGAAATGAAGATAATTCCTTCTGCATGGAATAATGGTGTTACTGTTGTGAACCGGGTGCCGATGGAGTTGTATTTAAAGGGCGTAGTTCCCAGTGAAATCGTGCCTTCATGGAAGCCTGATGCCATTAAGGCGCAGGCTGTCGCGGCAAGGACTTATGCTGTTTATCACAAGAATGGATACCGATCCGCCGGTTATGATATAACAGATGATACCCGGTCACAGGTGTATCGTGGCTGTTCTGTGGAAACGTCGGCAACGAATAAAGCAGTGGAAGAAACGGCAGGAGAGATAATTACTTATAACGGAAAGGCTATTGATGCACTTTTTCATGCGAATGGCGGCGGATATACAGAAGACAGTGAAAATGTATGGGGATCATATGTCCCTTATCTGCGGGGAGTAAAAGAGGAGAGCAGCTCTACAGTTAATCGCCCATGGCACAAAATTGTTTCGATTGATTCATTTTCCAATGCGATTTCACGAGCAGGGTATCATGTGGGGAAGGTAAAAAAGATAGGTCTCTCCAGGCTTCGCATGGGGAATAATAAAGCGAAGGACCGGGGAATATCAGGACGAGTTAAGACGATGGAAATTACTGGAAAATCCGGCAGGAAAATAATTCCCGGAGAAGTAATCCAAAGTGCATTTGACTTGGACAGTACACTTTTTGATATTTCTGCAAAAGGTAACAATTTAATTATTACCGGGTATGGATTTGGTCACGGATTGGGACTTTCCCAGTGGGGGGCGGAAGCGATGGCGGAAAAGAACGGCGACGGGAAAGAGTATTATAAAAGAATTCTGCTCCACTATTTTACAGGCAGCAAAATTGAGAAGATATATTGA